The following are encoded in a window of Maylandia zebra isolate NMK-2024a linkage group LG5, Mzebra_GT3a, whole genome shotgun sequence genomic DNA:
- the LOC101479743 gene encoding uncharacterized protein LOC101479743 — protein MATATLQTFNVFLTERLTAAAVDIYGFVEKTLVEYQEEVYRAKLENQRLQRLLDLVYKPEIRLHRADAKQQPTEDIPPKQQEWSSSVWQDEPGPSEVKEEQREELWLNGGEEQPTMEDSDDGDALTKELIKTVQQLEDCRAAEESRESRQTSADEPNLLEEKTSTTLYRCHICNYIFTKKTVLTWHLKTHESKPQESKSNFDCHICGKHIPCQSNLQNHMRVHTGERPYSCHYCGKCFKLKGHMTEHIRTHTGEKPFSCHICDKSFNRGSTLRKHVLAKHKEERPYKCGDCDELFTERLLMKRHMRKVHGINLSTSQSPT, from the exons ATGGCCACAGCTACCCTTCAGACATTTAACGTGTTCCTGACGGAAAGACTAACCGCAGCTGCGGTGGACATCTACGGATTCGTTGAGAAGACCCTGGTAGAGTACCAGGAGGAGGTGTACCGAGCCAAGCTGGAGAACCAGAGGCTGCAGCGGCTGCTGGACCTCGTCTACAAACCAGAGATACGGCTGCACAGGGCAG ATGCCAAACAACAGCCAACTGAGGACATTCCACCTAAACAGCAAGAGTGGAGCTCGAGTGTGTGGCAGGATGAGCCGGGACCCTCCGAGGTTAAAgaggagcagagggaggaaCTGTGGCTCAATGGAGGCGAGGAGCAACCAACGATGGAAGACAGCGATGACGGAGATGCCTTGACAAAAGAACTCATCAAAACAGTGCAGCAGTTAGAGGACTgcagagcagcagaggagagcAGAGAGTCGAGGCAAACATCTGCAGATGAACCAAACCTTCTGGAAGAGAAGACTAGCACCACCCTGTACCGCTGCCACATATGCAACTACATTTTCACCAAAAAGACTGTGCTAACGTGGCACCTCAAGACACATGAAAGCAAGCCACAGGAGAGCAAGAGCAACTTTGACTGCCACATCTGCGGCAAGCACATTCCCTGCCAGAGCAACCTGCAGAATCATATGAGAGTGCACACAGGAGAGAGACCCTACAGCTGCCATTACTGCGGCAAGTGTTTTAAGCTGAAAGGACACATGACAGAACACATAAGGACTCACACAGGGGAGAAACCTTTCAGCTGCCACATCTGTGACAAATCCTTCAACAGGGGTTCTACTCTGAGGAAGCACGTTCTAGCCAAACATAAAGAGGAGAGGCCGTACAAATGCGGGGACTGCGATGAGCTGTTTACAGAGCGGCTGCTGATGAAGAGGCATATGAGAAAGGTTCACGGCATTAACCTGTCCACAAGTCAGAGTCCCACCTGA